A section of the Roseomonas marmotae genome encodes:
- a CDS encoding DUF1045 domain-containing protein — protein sequence MTARLALYWAPELADPLHEAASRWLGRDAETGAALPQPALPGLNIAELTADARRYGFHATLKPPFHLLTSYAAARATAEKLAAATAPFELPPLEVADLTGFLALRESVPCPALHTFADACVTALDAHRAPATEAEIARRRPERMTARQREMLDRWGYPYVFSEWRFHLTLSRRLSEREKDIMMPAVREAVSAAADKPRMVRELCLFTQAEPGAPFLIAERLPLGC from the coding sequence GTGACGGCGCGCCTCGCCCTCTACTGGGCGCCTGAGCTGGCCGACCCGCTGCATGAGGCAGCCTCCCGCTGGCTGGGGCGCGATGCGGAGACAGGCGCGGCCTTGCCGCAGCCCGCCCTGCCCGGCCTCAATATCGCCGAGTTGACGGCCGATGCGCGCCGCTACGGCTTCCATGCCACGCTGAAACCGCCTTTCCACCTCCTCACCTCCTATGCGGCGGCACGTGCGACGGCGGAGAAACTGGCGGCCGCGACGGCACCCTTCGAGCTTCCGCCGCTCGAGGTGGCCGACCTGACAGGCTTCCTGGCCTTACGGGAAAGCGTGCCCTGCCCGGCCCTGCATACCTTCGCCGATGCCTGCGTCACGGCGCTGGATGCGCATCGCGCACCGGCCACCGAGGCTGAGATCGCCCGCAGGCGCCCGGAGCGCATGACCGCGCGGCAGCGGGAGATGCTGGACCGCTGGGGATATCCCTACGTTTTCTCGGAATGGCGCTTCCACCTGACGCTCTCGCGCAGGCTTTCGGAGCGGGAGAAGGACATCATGATGCCGGCGGTGCGGGAAGCCGTCTCCGCGGCGGCGGACAAGCCGCGGATGGTGCGGGAACTCTGCCTCTTCACCCAAGCGGAGCCGGGCGCGCCCTTCCTGATCGCGGAGCGGCTGCCGCTGGGCTGTTAA
- a CDS encoding gamma-glutamyltransferase family protein — translation MFTTRPEIAGTFGAVGSTHWIASQVGMAVLERGGNAFDAAAAAGFTLQVAEPHLNGPLGDCPIIIHDARTGQQKVICGQGVAPAGLSVAKVKGELGLDLIPGTGLLAAMVPGAFDAWATMLRDWGTWTLADVLSFAIGYAERGIHYVPRICATIQTVKPLFEEEWKSSAALWLRDGGPKPGALWANPTLGATYSRVLKEAAAAGSDRVAQIDAARRAWYQGFVAEAIDRFCRENEVMDASGRRHRGVLTGEDMARWQAPVEAPLSYDYRGTTLLKCGPWSQGPAMLQTMAILAGFDIAAMDPVGDEFVHTVIEAMKLGFADREAFYGDPDFVDVPMEALLSEAYNIERRKLIGPQASMELRPGSVNGRTPWVDHAAEERLSMLGAAGAGEPTVSRLGVSGADTCHVDVIDCWGNMVSATPSGGWLQSSPAIPELGFALGTRGQMFWLDESLPNGLKPGKRPRTTLSPGMALRDGKPWMAFGTPGGEQQDQWQPIMIARMLDHGLNIQQAIDAPAFHSEHWPSSFWPRVARPGKAVLEGRLGKSVLEAMLARGHKAELGGDWSEGRLSAARQEPDGQIFAGANPRGMQGYAVGR, via the coding sequence ATGTTCACCACTCGCCCTGAAATCGCCGGCACTTTCGGCGCCGTCGGCAGCACCCACTGGATCGCCAGTCAGGTCGGCATGGCCGTGCTGGAACGCGGGGGCAACGCCTTCGACGCCGCCGCCGCCGCCGGCTTCACCCTGCAGGTGGCGGAGCCACACCTGAACGGCCCCCTGGGCGACTGCCCGATCATCATCCACGATGCCAGGACCGGGCAGCAGAAGGTCATCTGTGGCCAGGGCGTGGCTCCGGCCGGGCTGAGCGTGGCGAAGGTGAAGGGCGAACTCGGGCTGGACCTGATTCCCGGCACAGGCCTGCTGGCCGCCATGGTGCCGGGCGCCTTCGATGCCTGGGCCACGATGCTGCGGGACTGGGGCACCTGGACGCTGGCGGATGTGCTCTCCTTCGCCATCGGCTATGCGGAGCGCGGCATCCATTACGTCCCGCGCATCTGCGCCACGATCCAGACCGTGAAGCCGCTCTTCGAGGAGGAGTGGAAGAGCTCGGCCGCGCTCTGGCTGCGCGATGGCGGGCCGAAGCCGGGCGCCCTCTGGGCCAATCCGACGCTCGGCGCCACCTATAGCCGCGTGCTGAAGGAAGCCGCCGCCGCCGGCTCCGACCGCGTGGCGCAGATCGATGCCGCCCGCCGCGCCTGGTACCAGGGCTTCGTGGCCGAGGCGATCGACCGCTTCTGCCGTGAGAATGAGGTGATGGATGCCTCCGGCCGCCGCCATCGTGGCGTGCTGACGGGCGAGGACATGGCGCGCTGGCAGGCGCCGGTCGAGGCGCCGCTGTCCTATGACTATCGCGGCACGACCCTGCTGAAATGCGGCCCCTGGAGCCAGGGCCCGGCCATGTTGCAGACGATGGCCATCCTGGCCGGCTTCGACATCGCCGCCATGGACCCGGTGGGCGATGAATTCGTCCACACCGTCATCGAGGCCATGAAGCTCGGCTTCGCGGACCGCGAGGCATTCTACGGTGACCCGGACTTCGTGGATGTGCCGATGGAGGCGCTGCTCTCCGAGGCCTACAACATCGAGCGGCGCAAGCTGATCGGCCCGCAGGCTTCGATGGAACTGCGCCCCGGCAGCGTGAACGGGCGCACCCCCTGGGTGGACCATGCGGCGGAGGAGCGGCTTTCCATGCTCGGCGCCGCCGGCGCGGGCGAGCCGACCGTCTCCCGCCTGGGCGTCTCCGGTGCCGATACCTGCCATGTCGATGTCATCGACTGCTGGGGCAACATGGTCTCGGCCACGCCCTCCGGTGGCTGGCTGCAATCCTCGCCGGCCATTCCGGAACTCGGCTTCGCCCTGGGCACCCGTGGGCAGATGTTCTGGCTGGACGAGTCGCTGCCCAATGGCCTGAAGCCGGGCAAGCGGCCGCGCACCACGCTCTCTCCCGGCATGGCCCTGCGCGACGGCAAGCCCTGGATGGCCTTCGGCACCCCGGGCGGAGAGCAGCAGGACCAGTGGCAGCCGATCATGATCGCGCGCATGCTCGACCACGGGCTGAACATCCAGCAGGCGATCGATGCGCCCGCCTTCCATAGCGAGCACTGGCCTTCCTCCTTCTGGCCCCGCGTGGCGCGGCCGGGCAAGGCGGTGCTGGAAGGCCGCCTCGGCAAATCGGTGCTGGAGGCCATGCTGGCGCGCGGCCACAAGGCCGAGCTTGGCGGCGACTGGTCCGAGGGCCGCCTTTCTGCCGCGCGGCAGGAGCCGGATGGGCAGATCTTCGCCGGCGCCAACCCGCGCGGGATGCAGGGCTACGCCGTCGGGCGGTGA
- a CDS encoding alpha-D-ribose 1-methylphosphonate 5-triphosphate diphosphatase, with amino-acid sequence MTTETILTNALLVLPDTMQPGTLVLREGRIADLQPGRSHAPGAIDLDGDHLIPGVIDVHTDNLERQVQPRATARWPSRSAFLAHDAQTAAAGVTTVLDALCLGDLGFDAERTETFLNGVKDLDALAPTGLLKSEHFLHLRCELPAADLLPLLETVADHPAVRMVSLMDHSPGVGQYVDIERYRKMRARSMPLPEVEKRIDKLLTQRERLRGPQRRALLERIAHRNLPLASHDDWREDEIAENAAEGIMISEFPVSLMAAEAARRHGMQIIGGAPNLVRGGSHSGNVAVVDLVRSGLVDVLASDYVPPAMIEAAWRAAADTGISLPAAVATITATPARMLKMEDRGRIEVGRRADLVRIRPLGQMPVVRAVWRAGERVA; translated from the coding sequence ATGACCACTGAGACCATCCTGACCAATGCCCTGCTGGTCCTTCCGGACACGATGCAGCCCGGTACTCTGGTGCTGCGGGAGGGCCGGATCGCGGATCTGCAGCCTGGTCGCAGCCATGCTCCGGGTGCCATCGACCTGGACGGGGACCATCTCATCCCCGGCGTCATCGACGTCCATACCGATAACCTGGAGCGACAGGTACAGCCGCGTGCCACGGCGCGGTGGCCCTCCCGCTCGGCCTTTCTGGCGCATGACGCGCAGACGGCGGCGGCGGGCGTGACCACGGTGCTGGACGCGCTCTGTCTTGGCGACCTCGGCTTCGATGCGGAGCGGACGGAAACCTTCCTGAACGGCGTGAAGGATCTGGATGCGCTTGCCCCGACCGGGCTGCTGAAGAGCGAGCACTTCCTTCATCTGCGCTGCGAACTTCCGGCTGCCGACCTGCTGCCTTTGCTGGAGACGGTGGCCGACCACCCGGCGGTGCGTATGGTCAGCCTGATGGACCATTCGCCCGGCGTTGGCCAGTACGTGGATATCGAGCGATACCGCAAGATGCGCGCCCGCTCCATGCCGCTGCCTGAGGTCGAGAAGCGGATCGACAAGCTGTTGACCCAGCGGGAGCGCCTGCGCGGCCCGCAGCGCCGCGCGCTGCTCGAACGAATCGCCCACCGCAACCTGCCACTGGCCAGCCATGACGACTGGCGGGAGGACGAGATCGCCGAGAATGCAGCCGAGGGCATCATGATCTCGGAATTCCCGGTGTCGTTGATGGCGGCGGAGGCGGCGCGCCGGCATGGCATGCAGATCATCGGCGGCGCCCCCAACCTGGTGCGTGGCGGAAGCCATTCGGGCAATGTCGCGGTGGTGGATCTGGTTCGGTCCGGGCTGGTCGATGTTCTCGCCAGCGACTATGTGCCGCCGGCCATGATTGAGGCCGCCTGGCGCGCCGCGGCCGACACCGGCATCTCTCTTCCGGCGGCGGTGGCCACCATCACCGCCACACCGGCGCGCATGCTGAAGATGGAGGATCGCGGGCGCATCGAGGTTGGCCGCCGGGCCGATCTGGTTCGCATCCGCCCCCTGGGCCAGATGCCCGTCGTCCGTGCCGTCTGGCGCGCCGGAGAGCGCGTGGCGTGA
- a CDS encoding protein-L-isoaspartate O-methyltransferase family protein: protein MNFADARKWMVDGQVRPNKVTDPRIIEAMLELPRHLFVPQSCVARAHADEDVPLGNGRVLMQPMMLARLVQLADVRAGETALVLGAGTGYGAALLARLGARVTAVEDDADLLKIGRHALAEAGVVAPGSLQLVEAAPASGGPAGPFDVVLLEGEVSVIPTSISDRLAEGGRLVTVYRHPGRAGAAVIGRRIGGAFSVTEAFDCTTAPLPGFSQEPSFVF from the coding sequence ATGAACTTCGCCGATGCGCGCAAGTGGATGGTGGACGGGCAGGTCAGGCCCAACAAGGTGACCGACCCGCGGATCATCGAAGCCATGCTGGAGCTGCCGCGTCATCTCTTCGTGCCGCAGAGCTGCGTTGCCCGCGCGCATGCCGATGAGGACGTGCCGCTCGGTAACGGCCGCGTGCTGATGCAGCCGATGATGCTGGCGCGACTGGTGCAACTGGCCGATGTACGGGCGGGTGAGACGGCGCTCGTTCTCGGCGCCGGCACGGGCTACGGCGCGGCATTGCTGGCCCGCCTCGGTGCACGTGTGACAGCGGTGGAAGACGACGCCGATCTGCTGAAGATCGGCCGTCACGCGCTGGCGGAGGCTGGCGTGGTGGCGCCAGGCTCGCTGCAGCTCGTGGAGGCCGCGCCGGCCAGCGGCGGACCCGCCGGGCCTTTCGATGTCGTGCTGCTGGAGGGTGAGGTATCCGTCATCCCCACCAGCATCTCCGACCGTTTGGCCGAGGGCGGGCGCCTGGTCACTGTCTATCGCCATCCCGGCCGCGCCGGTGCCGCTGTCATCGGCCGCCGCATCGGCGGCGCGTTCAGCGTGACGGAAGCTTTCGATTGCACCACGGCGCCGCTCCCCGGCTTCTCGCAGGAGCCGAGCTTCGTCTTCTGA
- the phnN gene encoding phosphonate metabolism protein/1,5-bisphosphokinase (PRPP-forming) PhnN, whose product MPGWLVTVVGPSGAGKDTLLGAARAELKGDSRFVFARRAITRPAESSHHAGTEDHLPMSEAEFAAARDRGVFALHWQAHGLRYGVPRGIEADLDAGRVVIANLSRAVLAEAHARYRLRVILVTAPPAVLAQRLSGRGRETAEEIIERLSRSAELPPGLDVVRITNDSTPEEGAARLLQVLRAVAG is encoded by the coding sequence ATGCCCGGCTGGCTGGTGACGGTCGTAGGCCCTTCAGGGGCCGGAAAAGACACCCTTCTGGGCGCTGCCCGCGCCGAGCTGAAGGGGGACTCGCGCTTCGTCTTCGCCCGCCGCGCCATCACCCGCCCGGCCGAGTCCAGCCACCATGCCGGCACCGAGGACCACCTGCCGATGAGCGAGGCGGAATTCGCCGCCGCGCGGGACCGGGGCGTCTTCGCGCTGCATTGGCAGGCGCATGGGCTGCGATATGGAGTTCCCCGGGGCATCGAGGCCGACCTCGACGCGGGGCGGGTCGTGATCGCGAATCTCTCCCGTGCCGTATTGGCGGAGGCGCATGCGCGCTACCGGCTGCGGGTGATCCTGGTAACTGCGCCGCCGGCGGTGCTGGCGCAGCGCCTCTCCGGGCGCGGGCGAGAGACGGCGGAGGAAATCATCGAGCGCCTGTCCCGCTCGGCCGAGTTGCCGCCGGGGCTGGATGTCGTGCGGATCACCAATGACTCGACACCGGAGGAAGGCGCGGCGCGGCTGTTGCAGGTGCTCCGCGCCGTCGCCGGTTAA
- a CDS encoding valine--tRNA ligase, with protein MLDKTLSPASFEQRIYEGWEAAGSFGARPDSAAEPFTIMIPPPNVTGSLHIGHALTFTIQDTLVRWRRMQGRDALWQPGTDHAGIATQMVVERLLAAEGIDRREIGREKFLEHVWEWKAQSGGSITRQLRRLGASLDWPRERFTMDAGLSEAVREVFVTLHEQGLIYRDRRLVNWDPKFQTAISDLEVESKEMKGSLWHLRYPVEGEAGRFLVVATTRPETMLGDTAVAVHPEDERFSDLIGKHVILPLTGRRVPVVADAYSDPEKGSGAVKITPAHDFNDFEVGKRHGLDMPSVLDAHGAIWLDEIEADLKAVEGIADPAFVRSLAGQDRFAARKAIIAELERLELLEKTEPHNNAVPHGDRSGVPIEPRLTMQWYCDAATLAKPAIEAVETGRTQFVPKHFENVFFSWMRDIQPWCISRQLWWGHQIPAWYAPDGGVFVARTEEEALAQARAKLGENVTLKRDEDVLDTWFSSALWPFSTLGWPQKTPELEKYYPGDVLVTGWDIIFFWVARMMMMGHHFMGDVPFKTVYIHGLVRDEKGQKMSKSKGNVIDPLELVDSFGADALRFTIASLATPGRDVKLGRKRVEDYRSFGTKLWNAARFCEMNGIAPDAAFDPSAVQTPLARWILDAANGAIAEATAALEAYRMDDYASACYRFVWNSFCDWFLEFAKPALNGPDGAEKTEVKGAAQHVLGTILRLLHPVMPYVTEELWDRFGYGPEFSLIGTAWPTPVVVPGAEEARAELDWLVRLVTEVRGVRSEMNVPPSVMVPLLFSGATPETMARAGRWIDAIRRLGRATEVLPLEGTPPKGAQVVVDEATVLLPLAEVIDLEAERVRLEKDKAKAEAEAAKVEAKLANPDFVSRAKPEVVEENRERLAALQAEIARLAAAISRIG; from the coding sequence ATGCTCGACAAGACCCTCTCGCCCGCCAGCTTCGAACAACGCATCTATGAAGGGTGGGAGGCCGCCGGAAGCTTCGGCGCCCGGCCCGACAGTGCTGCCGAACCCTTCACCATCATGATCCCGCCGCCCAACGTCACGGGCAGCCTGCATATCGGCCATGCGCTGACCTTCACGATCCAGGACACGCTGGTCCGCTGGCGCCGCATGCAGGGCCGGGACGCCCTGTGGCAGCCCGGCACGGATCATGCCGGTATCGCCACCCAGATGGTCGTGGAGCGCCTGCTGGCGGCCGAGGGCATCGACCGGCGCGAAATCGGGCGCGAGAAGTTCCTGGAACATGTCTGGGAATGGAAGGCGCAGTCCGGCGGCAGTATCACCCGCCAGCTTCGCCGCCTCGGCGCCAGCCTGGACTGGCCGCGCGAGCGCTTCACCATGGATGCCGGCCTGTCCGAGGCCGTGCGGGAAGTCTTCGTCACCCTGCACGAGCAGGGGCTGATCTACCGGGACCGCCGCCTGGTGAACTGGGATCCGAAGTTCCAGACCGCCATCTCCGACCTCGAGGTCGAGAGCAAGGAGATGAAGGGCAGCCTCTGGCACCTGCGCTACCCCGTGGAGGGGGAGGCGGGGCGCTTCCTCGTGGTCGCCACCACGCGCCCGGAAACCATGCTGGGCGATACCGCGGTCGCCGTGCATCCGGAGGATGAGCGTTTCAGCGACCTTATCGGCAAGCACGTCATTCTGCCGCTGACGGGACGGCGCGTCCCGGTGGTGGCCGATGCCTATTCGGACCCCGAGAAGGGGTCGGGTGCCGTGAAGATCACGCCGGCACATGATTTCAACGACTTTGAGGTCGGCAAGCGGCATGGCCTCGATATGCCTTCCGTGCTGGACGCCCATGGTGCCATCTGGCTGGATGAGATCGAGGCCGATCTGAAGGCGGTCGAAGGCATCGCCGACCCGGCCTTTGTGCGCTCCCTGGCCGGGCAGGACCGCTTCGCCGCCCGGAAAGCGATCATCGCCGAACTGGAGCGGCTGGAGCTGCTGGAGAAGACCGAGCCGCACAATAACGCGGTGCCGCATGGCGACCGCTCGGGCGTGCCGATCGAGCCACGGCTGACCATGCAGTGGTATTGCGACGCCGCGACCCTGGCCAAGCCGGCCATCGAGGCGGTGGAGACCGGTCGTACCCAGTTCGTGCCGAAGCATTTCGAGAACGTGTTCTTCTCCTGGATGCGCGACATCCAGCCCTGGTGCATCAGCCGCCAGCTCTGGTGGGGCCATCAGATCCCCGCCTGGTACGCGCCCGATGGCGGCGTCTTCGTCGCCCGCACGGAGGAGGAGGCGCTGGCCCAGGCCCGCGCCAAGCTGGGCGAGAATGTCACGCTGAAGCGGGACGAGGATGTGCTGGACACCTGGTTCAGCTCCGCCCTCTGGCCCTTCTCCACCCTCGGCTGGCCGCAGAAGACGCCGGAGCTGGAGAAGTATTACCCCGGCGACGTGCTGGTGACGGGTTGGGACATCATCTTCTTCTGGGTCGCCCGGATGATGATGATGGGCCACCACTTCATGGGCGATGTCCCCTTCAAGACCGTCTACATCCATGGCCTCGTCCGGGACGAGAAGGGCCAGAAGATGTCGAAGTCGAAGGGCAACGTCATCGACCCGCTGGAACTGGTCGACAGCTTCGGCGCGGATGCGCTGCGTTTCACCATCGCCTCCCTGGCTACGCCGGGGCGCGACGTGAAGCTGGGCCGCAAGCGGGTGGAGGACTACCGCAGCTTCGGCACCAAGCTCTGGAACGCCGCCCGCTTCTGCGAGATGAACGGCATCGCGCCCGACGCCGCCTTCGACCCCTCAGCCGTGCAGACCCCGCTGGCGCGCTGGATCCTGGACGCGGCCAACGGCGCGATCGCCGAAGCGACGGCCGCCCTCGAAGCCTACCGGATGGATGATTACGCATCCGCCTGCTACCGCTTCGTCTGGAACAGCTTCTGCGACTGGTTCCTGGAATTCGCCAAGCCGGCGCTGAACGGGCCGGATGGGGCGGAGAAGACGGAAGTGAAGGGGGCAGCACAGCATGTCCTCGGCACCATTCTGCGCCTGCTGCACCCCGTCATGCCCTATGTGACGGAGGAACTCTGGGACCGCTTCGGCTACGGCCCTGAATTCAGCCTGATCGGTACTGCCTGGCCCACTCCGGTCGTGGTGCCGGGCGCTGAGGAAGCGCGGGCGGAACTCGACTGGCTCGTGCGGCTGGTCACGGAGGTGCGCGGCGTGCGCTCCGAGATGAATGTACCGCCCTCCGTCATGGTGCCGCTGCTCTTTTCCGGCGCGACGCCTGAGACAATGGCGCGGGCCGGGCGCTGGATTGATGCCATCCGCCGTCTGGGCCGCGCGACGGAGGTGCTGCCGCTGGAGGGTACGCCCCCCAAGGGTGCCCAGGTCGTGGTGGACGAGGCAACGGTGCTGCTGCCGCTGGCCGAGGTGATCGACCTAGAGGCCGAGCGGGTGCGCCTGGAGAAGGACAAGGCCAAGGCCGAGGCGGAAGCCGCCAAGGTCGAGGCCAAGCTCGCGAATCCCGACTTCGTCTCCCGTGCCAAGCCGGAGGTGGTGGAGGAGAACCGGGAGCGTCTCGCGGCGCTTCAGGCGGAGATCGCGAGGCTCGCCGCGGCGATCTCCCGTATCGGCTGA
- a CDS encoding DUF2497 domain-containing protein, which yields MAKPLELTEAMLVARPQPPEPEAQLRAEPGPAPAAPEAPPAPAVEEPAARPVPLLAPAVAAATAAALGELAKAVSGNRSAPVSRGGASIEDVVREELRPLLKAWLDQHLPAMVEHIVKAEIARLMGQGER from the coding sequence TTGGCCAAGCCGCTCGAGCTGACCGAAGCCATGCTGGTCGCGCGCCCCCAACCGCCGGAGCCGGAAGCGCAGCTCCGCGCGGAGCCGGGACCGGCGCCTGCCGCGCCCGAGGCTCCACCTGCGCCGGCCGTCGAGGAACCTGCAGCGCGGCCCGTGCCGTTGCTGGCCCCTGCTGTCGCCGCCGCGACCGCGGCGGCGCTGGGCGAGCTGGCCAAGGCGGTTTCGGGCAACCGGTCCGCACCGGTCAGCCGGGGCGGCGCGAGTATCGAGGATGTGGTGCGGGAGGAACTCCGCCCCCTGCTGAAAGCCTGGCTGGACCAGCATCTGCCAGCGATGGTGGAGCATATCGTGAAGGCCGAGATTGCCCGCCTGATGGGGCAGGGCGAGCGCTAG
- a CDS encoding TolC family outer membrane protein, translated as MFGGVARGQTLEEALSRAYANNPTLQSARAQLRVVDENVPLALSGWRPSVTVAGSAGYNQGTARSRGIYADTDRPIGSVQATVSQPLYSGGRTAAGTRRAEQQVLAQRARLLATEQQVLSDVVSAYVAVIRDQETLRLNVNNVQVLQRQLDATNERFRVGEITRTDVAQAESRLAGARASRANAEGTLQTSRATFARLVGVAPERLVAPQPLRAPVTTAQQAVEMASVNAPGVVAALFDEAAAREAIDVQAAALLPQVSLQAQTFRSDNAQQPHTRATGEQITATLSVPLYQGGAEYAAVRQARQQAQQARQVVDDQRRAAMQQAAQAWETLTAARAQVESVRAQIRAAEIALDGVQREAVVGSRTTLDVLNAEQELLNARVSLVQALANVVNNSYSLAGAVGRLTARDLALPVPLYDMEAYYRTVRSKWFGTGDYAGAGAPR; from the coding sequence ATGTTTGGGGGTGTGGCGCGGGGCCAGACGCTGGAGGAGGCGCTGAGCCGGGCCTATGCGAACAACCCGACCTTGCAGTCGGCGCGGGCGCAGCTGCGGGTGGTGGATGAGAATGTGCCGCTGGCGCTGTCGGGATGGCGCCCGAGCGTGACGGTTGCCGGCAGTGCCGGCTACAACCAGGGCACGGCGCGCTCGCGCGGCATCTATGCGGACACGGACCGGCCGATCGGCTCGGTGCAGGCGACGGTGTCGCAGCCCTTGTATAGCGGCGGGCGGACGGCGGCGGGGACGCGGCGGGCGGAGCAGCAGGTGCTGGCGCAGCGGGCGCGGCTGCTGGCGACGGAGCAGCAGGTGCTGTCGGACGTGGTCTCGGCCTATGTGGCGGTGATCCGCGACCAGGAGACGCTGCGGCTGAACGTCAACAACGTGCAGGTGCTGCAGCGTCAGCTGGACGCGACGAACGAGCGCTTCCGGGTGGGCGAGATCACCCGCACGGATGTGGCGCAGGCGGAGAGCCGGCTGGCGGGGGCGCGGGCGTCGCGGGCGAATGCGGAGGGGACGCTGCAGACCAGCCGGGCGACCTTCGCGCGGCTGGTGGGAGTGGCGCCGGAGCGGCTGGTGGCGCCGCAGCCGCTGCGCGCGCCGGTGACGACGGCGCAGCAGGCGGTGGAGATGGCCTCGGTGAACGCGCCGGGGGTGGTGGCGGCGCTGTTCGACGAGGCGGCGGCGCGGGAGGCGATCGACGTGCAGGCGGCGGCGCTGCTGCCGCAGGTGTCGCTGCAGGCGCAGACCTTCCGCTCGGACAATGCGCAGCAGCCGCATACGCGGGCGACGGGCGAGCAGATCACGGCGACGCTGTCGGTGCCGCTGTATCAGGGCGGCGCCGAGTATGCGGCGGTGCGGCAGGCGCGGCAGCAGGCGCAGCAGGCGCGGCAGGTGGTCGATGACCAGCGGCGCGCCGCGATGCAGCAGGCGGCGCAGGCCTGGGAGACGCTGACGGCGGCGCGGGCGCAGGTGGAGAGCGTGCGCGCGCAGATCCGCGCCGCCGAGATCGCGCTGGACGGGGTGCAGCGCGAGGCAGTGGTGGGCAGCCGCACCACGCTCGACGTGCTGAACGCCGAGCAGGAGCTGCTGAACGCGCGGGTGAGCCTGGTGCAGGCGCTGGCGAATGTGGTGAACAACAGCTACAGCCTGGCCGGCGCCGTCGGCCGCCTCACCGCCCGCGACCTCGCCCTCCCCGTGCCCCTCTACGACATGGAAGCCTACTACCGCACCGTCCGATCCAAGTGGTTCGGCACCGGAGACTATGCTGGCGCGGGAGCGCCTCGCTGA